A region from the Linepithema humile isolate Giens D197 chromosome 1, Lhum_UNIL_v1.0, whole genome shotgun sequence genome encodes:
- the LOC105672856 gene encoding osteoclast-stimulating factor 1-like: protein MSVLVKTPVPPKTTWKPGKVKVVRALCKYTAQRADELSFDEGDLLYVYDKDVDPNWWRAKCGDEKGLIPVAYVEEQTQEIELPLHDAARRGNVSFLKEYLKQGISGTGLDAAGNTPLYWAARTGHVECAKELLNLPNPVVNAQNKMGDTPLHVAASHGHLEMINLLLEHNVDTTLKNNDGFTAEELAADKSIKNAIQLHQRQYNGISGYDDEDYNDDDSD from the exons GTAAGGTAAAAGTGGTCAGGGCATTGTGCAAGTATACTGCACAACgt gcTGATGAACTGTCATTCGACGAAGGTGATTTACTTTATGTTTATGACAAAGATGTTGATCCAAACTGGTGGAGGGCAAAATGCGGAGATGAAAAGGGACTTATACCTGTTGCTTACG tcgaggaacaAACGCAAGAGATTGAGTTACCATTGCATGATGCTGCGAGACGCGGTAATGTATCCTTCCTGAAAGAATATTTGAAGCAAGGCATATCGGGAACCGGTTTAGATGCTGCTGGAAATACTCCGCTGTATTGGGCGGCACGTACAGGCCATGTGGAATGTGCAAAAGAGCTTCTCAATTTACCAAATCCTGTAGTGAACGCTCAA AATAAGATGGGTGACACGCCACTGCATGTGGCAGCTAGTCACGGACATCTAGagatgataaatttattattggaaCACAACGTAGACACGACGTTAAAGAATAATGATGGTTTTACCGCGGAGGAATTAGCTGCCGATAAATCTATCAAGAACGCAATACAATTACATCAACGCCAATACAATGGCATATCTGGTTATGACGATGAAGAttataatgatgatgatagtGACTAA